Genomic DNA from Alicyclobacillus fastidiosus:
TGCTTGAGCGAGCCGGTTGGGGAACGCGGCGCGATTTTGCGGAGGTGGTCTTCGCGAATCGCTGGGGGAACCGCGAGAGTCTGTAACTTGAGCCGAGTAAAGGCGTTGTGGTGCGTGTGACGGCGGCGGACAATTGACAATTGGGCCGCCGCCGCATAGGATGGTTACGAATTCAATGACTCTTCAGGTGCTCTACCATCGGTAGAGAGAATAGGGAAACCGGTGAAAGTCCGGTGCGGTCCCGCCACTGTAAGCAGTGCACTGCCGCTATCCACTGTGGTTTGCCATGGGAAGGAAGCGGCTAGAATTTTGCTGCGAGCCAGGAGACCTGCCTGAAAAGCGCTTGAGCTAACCTTCGAGGAGAGGTTTGTTTGGCTATGGCAAGAGCTACTTGTCATGACGGACAACTCGCCACAAGGCGAGTGTTTCTTTTTCTCGTCGGGACGCTCCAATTTCTTGGGAGGGTTCCATCTATGCAACGCACTTATCAAGTTTTGTCATTCCTCGCCTGTGCCGCTGCCATCTCGACGATTGTCGCGGGCTGCGGAACGTCCACTGCGCAGAACAGCTCAGGTAACAGCAACAGTACGTCCGCTGCGAGTACAACTGCAGCTGCGTTTCCGGTGACCTTGACGGACGATACAGGGTCCAAGGTGACCGTGTCCGCAAAGCCGATGCACATCGCTTCGGGAACTGAGGGCACGGACGAGATTCTGTCGGCGCTCGTTCCGAAGTCTCGCATCGCACTCGTCACGAATTACTCGGCGGATCCCACGTACTCGAACGTAGTCGCACAAGTCAAAGGTATCCCGCAAATGGCGGACGCCGATCCCGAAAAAATCCTCTCCGTTCATCCAGACCTCGTCTTGTTGGCTTCCTATACGAAGGCGGGCGTCGTGACACAGGTGCGCAACGCCGGCGTGCCCGTGTACGAGTTCAACGACTTCAATTCCGTGAGCGACATTGAAAAGAACATCAAGGTCGTAGGTGAGCTCGTGGGTGAGGATGCCAAAGCGACGCAACTGGTCGGCCACATGGATTCGCAGATCAAGTCGATTCAATCGGCCGTAGCCGGAGAACAGAAACCGACCGTTCTCGACTTCAGTTCCTACGGATTCGCCGCGGGATCCAGCACGACGGTCAACGAGATGATCACCGACGCTGGCGGTACCAATGCGGCTGGTTCTTTGAACGGGTGGGCGAAAGTCAGCGACGAACAACTCGTCAAGATGAATCCGGACGTGATCATCGATTCGAGTGACGACAAGGCGTTTTTGCAAAAGCTCGCGAAGCAGCCTGACTTGCAGTCGATCACCGCCATCAAGGAGCACCATTTGTATTCGATTAACAGTGCCGACCTGTCAAGCGTCTCACAGTCTATCGTCCGGGGTATCGCAGACATTGCGAAGGTGCTGCATCCCAACGCACAGATTCCGGACGTCGCGAGCGAAGGATGATCGCCCGCAGGGGGTGGATGGTCTTTGCGGTGCTTACCCTGGGCCTGGTCCTCGCCGTCGTCTTGGAGATGACCATCGGTCCGATGGCTGTGCCCATCCGCAAGATCATTCCAGACACGTTCGCCTACTTGCTGGGACAAGGGCAGCATAACACCGACGCGCTCGTCGTCGGTGCCATCCGCTGGCCGAGGCTGCTGGTGGCTCTCTTAGTCGGAGCCGGGCTAGCCGTCTGTGGAACGGTGTTACAAGCGGTGTTCAAGAATCCGATGTCAGATCCGGGGATCATTGGCGTGTCGAGCGGCGGCGCACTTGGTGCGGTGCTGACCATTCGCCTCGGCATCGGTGCGGCGAGCGTCTGGACGACCCCCATTGGCGCATTTGTGGTTGGGCTGGCGGTGGTGATCGCGATTTACCGCTTGTCCACAGTTGGGCGGCGCACGAATTTGTACGCGCTGCTGCTGGCAGGTGTCGCGGTGAGCTCGCTGTGCAGCTCCGTCATCACTGCACTGTTAGATTTGTCTCCACTCCAAGTCATGCAAGAGATGATGTTCTGGCTGTTCGGCGGGCTGGATGGAAGCAACTGGAGCGAGGTGCTTCTACTCGCCATCGTCGACGCCATTTGCATCACGGCCTTCGCCTTGATCGCGTGGAGTTACGACATCATGTTGACCGGTGAGGAACATGCACAGGGGGTCGGCGTGCCAGTCCAGCGCATGAAACAAGTGACACTTGGCCTGTGTGCACTTCTGGTCGGCGTCTGCGTGAGCACGACCGGGGTCATCTCGTTCGTCGGACTGATCGTTCCGCACGTGCTCAGACACTTCGTCGGTTCCAAGCATCGGGTGCTCATCCCTGCAGCGGCCCTCGGCGGAGCCATTCTGTTGGCCTTATCCGATCTCGTCGCGCGCACCGTCTTCGCGCCAGTGGAACTGAGCGTCGGGATCGTCACTTCGTTTCTTGGCGCTCCGTTCTTTCTGTACCTGCTATTTCAACGCCAGAGAAAGTGGCAAAGGGGTTGATAGGCATGCCGATGCTGACGCTTGAATCCGTCGCGCAATCGCCTATTTTGTCTGAACTGACGGCCTCGTTTGAAGCTGGGCGAGTCGTCGGCCTCATCGGGCCGAACGGAGCGGGAAAGTCGACTTTGCTGCGTACCATCGCCGGCCTTTTACGGCCGACCGGCGGGGCGGTGTGTGTCCACGGCGTGGACATCCATCGGCTCTCGCCGCGCCGCCGGGCACAGCACGTGGCGTACCTGCCACAGAGCCTGACAGAAGACATTCCATATACCGTCCGCGAATTCGTCGAAATGGGGCGCTACAGTCACGGACCGCTCTTTGTGGGCGCCAGGCGCGTCGCAGGTGGCGACCAGGTGGCGGACGCACTCGACCAGATGGGACTCTTGGCGCTGCAGGACGCACCTTTACAACGTGTGTCCGGCGGTGAGCGCCAACGGGCCGGGATCGCCCGCTGCCTCGCTCAGGAGAGCCCTGTGTTGCTGCTTGACGAGCCGATCTCGAACCTCGACATCTACTATCAGTTGGACATCATGACGCAGTTGACCCGCCTCGCGAGCCGTGGACATCTCATTGTCATCGCCATCCACCACTTGGAGTTTGCTTTGCGGTTTTGCGACGAGTTGCTCGTCGTCTCTGACGGACAGATCTATGCACAAGGGGAGACAGCACAAGTGTTTACACCGACGATGGTACGCGACGTGTTTGGCGTCGAGGCGACCATCTTTCTCGATCCAGTACAACAGCACGCGCGTCTAAGCCTATCCTCTGCCGAAGCGAGACCGCTTGTTCAGGTTGGCGAACGCAGCGTGGGGGGGCGACGCGAATGACCGTCAGCTTTGTGACGGGCGGGGCCCGCAGTGGCAAAAGTCGATTTGCCCAATATCTCGCCACGAACATGGGTGAGGGGAAGACCGTCTGCTTTGTCGCGACGGCGCCTGCGGTCGATGACGAGATGATGGAGAGAATCGCACGCCACCAACGCGAGCGACCCGTTGATTGGGTGACAGTCGAGGAGCGCCACGACGTTGTGAAGGTACTCGACGAGCGGCGTCACGACGTGTACCTTATCGACTGTCTCTCCCTCCTCCTCAACAATTGGATGTACGATTTGAACTTGACGGAAGAAGTGTTCCACGACTTGACGCAGCGGCTCATCACTTGCTTGTCGAATACCGAGTTGGACGTCGTGCTCGTCTCCAATGAATTGGGCCTGGGTCTCGTGCCGGCCGACGCCCTGAGTCGACAGTATAGGGATTGGCTTGGGTGGCTGAATCAAGCTGTAGCCAAAGTCGCCGACAGCGTGCACTTGGTGGTGAGTGGCGTCGCGATCGATGTGAAACAGCTTCCGGGGACCACTTGGGACTTCTAGGTGGGCCAGTTCGAAAGGGGGAACGGGATGCGTCAATTGTACCGCTCACTCGTTTGCGCGTGGCAATTTTTCACCATCATTCCGGCGCCTCGGATCACGGCGCCAACTGATAAAGATATCGTTCGCAGTGCCTATTTTTTGCCAGTGGTAGGCGTCTTTCTCGGCGCCGTACTCGCCGTGGTGCGATGGCTTCTCGCGATGGTCATGCCCCTCTCAGCGGCGACGTTCCTGGCGCTCGCTCTCTACACCCTCACGACTGGCGCCCTGCACGTGGACGGCTTGATGGACACGGCCGACGCAGTGGGGAGTCGAAAGCCCCGCGAGGAGGCCCTGACGATCATGAAGGACAGCCGCGTCGGGGCGATGGGCGCCATCGCCGCGGTGCTGTTGCTCGGGGGCAAATGGATTGCGATGTCTGCGTTGCCGACGTCTGCCCTGATGGTGTTTCTGCTCGTCCCTGCGCTCAGTCGCCTGGCGATGTTGTGGGCCATGCGTCTCGCTCCAGCGGCCAGACCAGGGGGTCTTGGGGCGATGTTCGCCAAACGCGTTCGGTTGACGCCCATCGTCGCTCTCACAGCAGGGGTGTTCGCGTGCGCCTTGGCGACGATGCCGTGGGTTCCAGTGCTCGGGTCGTTTGTGGCGTTTGCGCTCGTCCTCTGCCTTGCCACGAACGCATTTTGCCGCCGCTTTGGCGGGATGACCGGCGACACCTATGGCGCCTTGGCCGAGTTGATGGAGTGGGTCCTCTACTTTGTCGCCATCGCGCTCAACCATTAGCGAATGTCTGTTTGCAGATGCGCCGCATCGCCCCACCGCACGATGTTCCACTGATCCCCCGTGTGCTGCAGTACGGAAAAACTGGCGTGTTTGGGCTGGTGGAGCCGGAAATGACCGAGTGGTTCACCGAGAAGCTGCGATTTCCAGAGTCCCAACAGCGCTCCGTGTGTCACGATACAGACGGTTTGGCGACGGTGACGAGCTGTCACATCGTTTAGCACCGCGTCCATGCGCATCACCGCATCCGACCATCGCTCGCCCTCTGGGAACGAGAAATCGGTGGCATTCTGGTCGAGGGCGGCGTCGAACTGCACCTGATAGCGCTCATAGGCGGTAAACGAAGACATCCCGTCGACGACGCCGAGATCGACCTCGGCCA
This window encodes:
- a CDS encoding ABC transporter substrate-binding protein, with amino-acid sequence MQRTYQVLSFLACAAAISTIVAGCGTSTAQNSSGNSNSTSAASTTAAAFPVTLTDDTGSKVTVSAKPMHIASGTEGTDEILSALVPKSRIALVTNYSADPTYSNVVAQVKGIPQMADADPEKILSVHPDLVLLASYTKAGVVTQVRNAGVPVYEFNDFNSVSDIEKNIKVVGELVGEDAKATQLVGHMDSQIKSIQSAVAGEQKPTVLDFSSYGFAAGSSTTVNEMITDAGGTNAAGSLNGWAKVSDEQLVKMNPDVIIDSSDDKAFLQKLAKQPDLQSITAIKEHHLYSINSADLSSVSQSIVRGIADIAKVLHPNAQIPDVASEG
- a CDS encoding iron ABC transporter permease, whose amino-acid sequence is MVFAVLTLGLVLAVVLEMTIGPMAVPIRKIIPDTFAYLLGQGQHNTDALVVGAIRWPRLLVALLVGAGLAVCGTVLQAVFKNPMSDPGIIGVSSGGALGAVLTIRLGIGAASVWTTPIGAFVVGLAVVIAIYRLSTVGRRTNLYALLLAGVAVSSLCSSVITALLDLSPLQVMQEMMFWLFGGLDGSNWSEVLLLAIVDAICITAFALIAWSYDIMLTGEEHAQGVGVPVQRMKQVTLGLCALLVGVCVSTTGVISFVGLIVPHVLRHFVGSKHRVLIPAAALGGAILLALSDLVARTVFAPVELSVGIVTSFLGAPFFLYLLFQRQRKWQRG
- a CDS encoding ABC transporter ATP-binding protein, encoding MPMLTLESVAQSPILSELTASFEAGRVVGLIGPNGAGKSTLLRTIAGLLRPTGGAVCVHGVDIHRLSPRRRAQHVAYLPQSLTEDIPYTVREFVEMGRYSHGPLFVGARRVAGGDQVADALDQMGLLALQDAPLQRVSGGERQRAGIARCLAQESPVLLLDEPISNLDIYYQLDIMTQLTRLASRGHLIVIAIHHLEFALRFCDELLVVSDGQIYAQGETAQVFTPTMVRDVFGVEATIFLDPVQQHARLSLSSAEARPLVQVGERSVGGRRE
- the cobU gene encoding bifunctional adenosylcobinamide kinase/adenosylcobinamide-phosphate guanylyltransferase; protein product: MTVSFVTGGARSGKSRFAQYLATNMGEGKTVCFVATAPAVDDEMMERIARHQRERPVDWVTVEERHDVVKVLDERRHDVYLIDCLSLLLNNWMYDLNLTEEVFHDLTQRLITCLSNTELDVVLVSNELGLGLVPADALSRQYRDWLGWLNQAVAKVADSVHLVVSGVAIDVKQLPGTTWDF
- the cobS gene encoding adenosylcobinamide-GDP ribazoletransferase; the encoded protein is MRQLYRSLVCAWQFFTIIPAPRITAPTDKDIVRSAYFLPVVGVFLGAVLAVVRWLLAMVMPLSAATFLALALYTLTTGALHVDGLMDTADAVGSRKPREEALTIMKDSRVGAMGAIAAVLLLGGKWIAMSALPTSALMVFLLVPALSRLAMLWAMRLAPAARPGGLGAMFAKRVRLTPIVALTAGVFACALATMPWVPVLGSFVAFALVLCLATNAFCRRFGGMTGDTYGALAELMEWVLYFVAIALNH
- a CDS encoding histidine phosphatase family protein, which encodes MERTTVIAIRHAPTYENDTYVMVGRTDPSLHDRGSLMAQSLADALLGIPFDVVLTSPLLRARETAEHLLRGRRADAPVIDRRLAEVDLGVVDGMSSFTAYERYQVQFDAALDQNATDFSFPEGERWSDAVMRMDAVLNDVTARHRRQTVCIVTHGALLGLWKSQLLGEPLGHFRLHQPKHASFSVLQHTGDQWNIVRWGDAAHLQTDIR